A genome region from Labilibaculum antarcticum includes the following:
- a CDS encoding NACHT domain-containing protein, with the protein MIERLKSEVLKKFGSELMYTKACRVLADEICTETGFRVSTTTIRRIFGFLKTSATPAKFTLSTLAIYVGYATWEEFCTSQGDAIKAPNKQKRNWNDLYEKSLEISKETYKLVIGQSGIPFHSVVSRSHAEERITCFLNSSKMATGFVAPGGFGKSSMLAKWFEKNWIRKQSDDVILFLNASFMLSFLNKDFRLDRWIQDQLDFAQTDTLKYFLKNPQDCEARIIFAIDALDEITYDNVKLERLFLQLKQFISSYKDSGKIKLIITSRCSTWEKFALPFVIKGNAIQNSWYELGLKVDSQDHQNLYPLSNDEIQHVIDGTINNNFSSKLSVNELSFQQKKMISNPFFLELFIKLYTPNKHYGHYNEQELLNEFLRNKVFYSRFSEEKMDILHGVLKLMEHGKSGTAAKKMELRDVFPIHLKTAGNYFNAYEELISYGLLTEFITINEHNTYCKYVKITSDQLFETLIGMDIVQQNGGVDFKLIQTVEEEYSGFEIKNRLISFLYTTAFYNGKHLELKNFFQLSDETLSDRDVIDTVLNSAIYSDDQQIRLMEHFVTQERAEKYLFRDFPDIYNVGRGDRIILEIFARKGRSKSVRIKSLSVLLLDSVFTLNLENTAQYYQDLNAEEIDSSCTSFDISIRLGSILIYNHFIDKESNEIEILKMFYYREMAYKQTGEYCRSLNGEFELILCLVLIYMKSFHKVLQLIDDVEHLYKTDKSKKSNLNYCILQCYKLSAQHSLGMEMSKTQVEFLKSCESEISASKNYFLQIFYHSFLSSVQFAEGNRTQVERHFNEALELCENANFGLCSSGILKKMAKYYNEWGEKTKESICLSEEKEILKNVISIFDTETLFV; encoded by the coding sequence ATGATTGAACGACTAAAATCGGAAGTTTTAAAGAAGTTTGGTTCAGAGCTAATGTATACGAAAGCTTGTCGTGTTTTAGCTGATGAAATTTGTACTGAGACAGGATTTCGAGTAAGCACTACGACCATTCGCCGAATTTTTGGGTTCTTAAAAACGAGCGCTACACCTGCAAAATTCACTTTAAGTACGCTTGCTATTTATGTTGGCTATGCAACTTGGGAGGAGTTTTGCACATCACAGGGTGATGCTATAAAAGCTCCCAATAAGCAGAAAAGAAATTGGAATGACCTGTATGAAAAATCCCTTGAAATCAGTAAGGAAACTTATAAGTTAGTTATTGGACAGTCTGGAATTCCATTTCACTCAGTAGTTAGCCGATCGCATGCGGAAGAACGAATTACTTGTTTTTTAAACTCATCAAAAATGGCAACAGGTTTTGTTGCCCCAGGAGGTTTCGGTAAATCCAGCATGTTAGCCAAGTGGTTTGAGAAAAATTGGATCAGAAAGCAATCTGATGATGTCATTTTATTTTTGAATGCATCATTCATGCTAAGTTTTTTAAATAAGGATTTTAGATTGGATCGTTGGATTCAAGATCAATTAGATTTTGCACAGACCGATACTTTGAAATATTTCCTTAAAAATCCGCAGGATTGTGAAGCTCGTATAATATTTGCTATTGATGCACTCGATGAAATTACATACGATAATGTGAAATTAGAAAGGTTGTTTCTTCAGTTAAAACAGTTCATATCAAGTTATAAGGATTCAGGTAAAATTAAATTAATAATAACTTCTCGTTGCTCAACTTGGGAGAAATTTGCCTTGCCTTTCGTAATTAAAGGAAATGCCATTCAAAATAGTTGGTACGAATTGGGTTTGAAAGTCGATTCTCAAGATCATCAGAATTTATATCCACTATCAAATGATGAAATCCAACACGTTATTGATGGCACAATAAATAATAATTTTTCATCTAAATTGTCGGTTAATGAATTATCCTTCCAACAAAAGAAAATGATTTCGAATCCTTTCTTTTTGGAATTATTTATCAAACTATATACTCCGAATAAACACTATGGTCATTATAATGAACAAGAATTGCTGAATGAATTTTTGCGAAATAAGGTGTTTTATTCTAGATTTTCAGAAGAGAAGATGGATATTTTGCATGGTGTTTTGAAATTGATGGAGCATGGAAAAAGTGGAACTGCGGCAAAGAAAATGGAATTGCGTGATGTATTTCCAATCCATCTGAAAACTGCCGGAAATTATTTTAATGCCTACGAGGAATTGATTTCATATGGTTTGTTAACCGAATTTATCACCATAAACGAACACAATACTTATTGTAAGTATGTGAAAATTACCAGCGATCAGTTATTTGAGACATTGATAGGTATGGATATTGTGCAGCAGAATGGAGGAGTAGATTTTAAATTGATTCAAACTGTTGAAGAGGAGTATTCTGGTTTTGAGATTAAAAATAGACTAATTAGCTTTTTGTATACAACAGCTTTCTATAATGGCAAACATTTAGAATTAAAAAACTTTTTTCAATTAAGTGACGAAACACTTTCAGATCGTGACGTGATTGATACGGTACTTAATTCAGCTATCTATTCCGATGATCAGCAAATAAGGTTGATGGAGCATTTTGTAACTCAGGAAAGAGCTGAAAAGTATTTGTTCCGTGATTTTCCTGATATCTACAATGTTGGTAGAGGGGATCGGATTATTTTGGAAATATTTGCAAGAAAAGGAAGATCTAAAAGTGTACGAATAAAATCACTTTCAGTATTGTTGTTGGACTCTGTATTCACTCTGAATCTAGAGAATACTGCGCAATATTATCAGGATTTAAATGCGGAAGAGATAGATTCGTCATGCACCAGCTTTGATATTTCAATAAGGCTTGGAAGTATTTTAATCTATAATCATTTCATTGATAAGGAATCTAATGAGATCGAAATTTTAAAGATGTTTTACTATAGGGAGATGGCTTATAAGCAGACAGGTGAGTATTGCCGATCCCTGAATGGTGAATTTGAGCTTATTCTTTGTTTGGTATTGATTTATATGAAATCCTTTCATAAGGTTCTGCAATTAATTGATGATGTTGAGCATTTGTACAAAACTGACAAATCAAAAAAATCAAATCTGAATTACTGTATTTTGCAATGCTATAAATTATCGGCACAGCATAGTTTAGGAATGGAAATGAGCAAAACTCAAGTTGAATTTTTAAAGTCTTGCGAAAGCGAAATCTCCGCATCAAAAAATTATTTCTTGCAAATATTTTACCATTCATTTCTAAGTTCTGTGCAGTTTGCAGAAGGGAATCGCACTCAGGTGGAAAGACATTTTAATGAAGCTCTGGAACTTTGTGAGAATGCCAACTTCGGATTGTGTTCTTCAGGCATCTTAAAGAAAATGGCAAAATACTATAATGAATGGGGGGAGAAAACAAAAGAAAGCATTTGTTTATCTGAGGAAAAGGAAATTTTAAAAAATGTAATCTCAATATTCGATACTGAAACTCTTTTTGTTTAG
- a CDS encoding DUF4302 domain-containing protein: MKKILLFISILSLALSSCEKEDVDEIFNQSPEQRVSEQLNAVRTDLKSNEMGWLTTYTCDEGARELVLVIKFIDDNRAEISAPGYDMKQESGYVLNYTQQVDLVFDTHSFLALLVDLKWKADFRWELDKQEDGQYFFKSVGGQSEGESELNMVKATPEKLQLAMEIQAFKAKMRANDNISYFRVLELNSGERYDYSFIDNKVIFEKPIEESVIRFESEITIKDNSFVLTTPLLVDGKSISEFEYDEATGNFKIINSDDVEGGINFVNSPAIYPQAYMEIGTNVTDLRFYPWHSSDSSSENFQSFFTNTQESLAASGYEFESFRIQWGYAGKYNLVWATIDGEDEYFMFDMVQKDGKIIFELTGYSIEDENLINGLMPFINFFFYEEGFYVKFNGNFKQYSNLTYLLISAKNASFGINFIEWG, translated from the coding sequence ATGAAAAAAATATTATTATTCATATCCATACTTTCCCTTGCACTTAGTTCGTGCGAAAAAGAGGATGTTGACGAGATATTCAATCAATCTCCCGAGCAGAGAGTCAGCGAACAACTGAATGCCGTTCGTACCGATTTGAAGAGCAATGAAATGGGCTGGCTTACAACTTATACTTGCGACGAAGGCGCTAGGGAATTGGTTCTGGTAATCAAATTTATAGATGATAACAGAGCTGAAATCAGTGCACCAGGGTATGACATGAAACAGGAATCCGGTTATGTTCTAAATTACACACAACAAGTAGACTTGGTTTTTGACACCCACAGTTTCCTTGCACTATTGGTTGATCTAAAATGGAAAGCCGATTTCCGATGGGAGTTGGATAAGCAGGAAGATGGTCAGTATTTCTTTAAGAGCGTAGGTGGTCAGAGTGAAGGTGAAAGCGAGCTGAATATGGTTAAAGCAACACCTGAAAAATTGCAATTAGCAATGGAGATTCAGGCATTTAAAGCGAAGATGAGGGCAAATGATAATATCTCATATTTTAGGGTCTTAGAGTTGAATTCAGGAGAAAGGTATGATTATTCGTTCATTGATAACAAAGTTATATTTGAAAAGCCAATCGAAGAATCGGTGATTCGTTTTGAATCTGAAATTACAATTAAAGATAATAGCTTTGTCCTTACAACGCCTTTACTTGTAGATGGCAAATCAATATCTGAGTTTGAATATGATGAAGCCACTGGAAACTTCAAAATAATTAACAGCGATGACGTAGAGGGGGGAATAAATTTTGTGAATTCACCTGCGATATACCCACAAGCGTATATGGAAATAGGAACTAATGTGACAGATTTAAGATTCTACCCGTGGCATTCATCAGATTCAAGTAGTGAAAATTTCCAATCTTTCTTTACTAATACCCAGGAATCATTAGCGGCATCTGGTTATGAATTTGAGTCCTTCCGAATCCAATGGGGATATGCAGGCAAATACAATCTTGTGTGGGCTACTATAGATGGTGAAGATGAATATTTCATGTTTGATATGGTCCAAAAAGATGGTAAAATAATTTTTGAGCTAACTGGCTACAGTATTGAAGATGAAAACCTAATTAATGGTTTAATGCCATTTATAAACTTCTTCTTCTACGAAGAGGGTTTTTATGTGAAATTCAACGGGAACTTCAAACAATACAGTAACCTTACATATCTATTAATTAGCGCTAAAAATGCTTCATTCGGGATTAATTTTATTGAGTGGGGATAG
- a CDS encoding substrate import-associated zinc metallohydrolase lipoprotein: MKYLKYFGLLVMIGLFVACSDDDETLIPSDQDLFPAKTNSEIDLKLRELFSPYNTIVEYRYIKNFLDDEWYSITPAKEELVVPMGNFLIDFWVNPLKVGSSADFVAANFPKKIILVGSAAYQLNGSRVLGQAEAGTLIRYTEVNDFDLSNSVWLTTQLNTAFHEYAHILHQTFKMPDQYRKVTPDSYTKNGWRAVSQSNAIERGMVSPYATNSVADDFAELFSRYITHNDTMLEALLYDELINTDSDKGTVTDPEEFLGIVKRNEGRAFIRTKLGIMKKFLSSVGFDLEKVREAAQAKINE; encoded by the coding sequence ATGAAATATTTAAAATATTTTGGTTTGTTAGTCATGATCGGTCTATTCGTAGCCTGTTCGGATGATGATGAAACATTAATACCTTCAGATCAGGATCTGTTTCCTGCTAAAACCAATTCTGAAATAGATCTAAAATTGAGAGAACTGTTTTCTCCCTATAATACCATTGTGGAATACAGATATATCAAAAACTTTTTGGATGACGAATGGTATTCCATTACACCTGCAAAGGAAGAATTGGTTGTTCCCATGGGAAATTTCCTGATTGATTTCTGGGTGAATCCACTGAAAGTTGGATCATCTGCAGACTTTGTAGCTGCGAATTTTCCTAAAAAAATTATCCTGGTAGGATCAGCAGCCTATCAACTTAATGGTTCCAGAGTTCTTGGACAAGCAGAGGCGGGTACACTGATTCGTTATACAGAAGTAAATGATTTTGATTTAAGCAATTCTGTTTGGCTAACTACACAATTAAACACTGCCTTTCACGAGTATGCTCACATTCTGCATCAGACATTTAAAATGCCTGACCAGTACCGGAAAGTGACGCCTGACAGCTATACCAAAAATGGATGGAGGGCTGTCTCACAAAGCAATGCCATAGAGCGAGGCATGGTTAGCCCATATGCGACCAATAGTGTTGCGGATGATTTTGCTGAATTATTTTCACGCTACATTACTCATAATGACACTATGCTTGAAGCTTTATTATATGATGAGCTGATAAACACCGATTCTGATAAGGGGACTGTAACTGATCCGGAAGAATTTTTAGGCATCGTAAAACGTAACGAAGGACGTGCATTCATTCGTACCAAATTGGGTATTATGAAGAAATTTTTGTCTTCGGTTGGTTTCGATTTAGAGAAGGTGCGTGAAGCGGCACAGGCTAAAATAAATGAATAA
- a CDS encoding RagB/SusD family nutrient uptake outer membrane protein, whose amino-acid sequence MRKYKIYNSILLLALFLVNVGCSDLLDESPDERLEVNSLDKVSATLIGAYQNDRGYRFTHFCTDNVTLTQNVFDNHPIIEDLYSWSRNFRNQTHQDSPSAFWVASYGSIANVNLALESLDKLTINSEMQAQADAIKGEALIMRSYCHFMLVNLFAKHYDQTSASSDLGVPYVTEVEDELIVDYERGNVEDVYNKAEKDLLEGIALLEKDSREVNKNKYRFTYPSVYLYASRFYNYRNRDEADVTQTLAYANKAIEAFGGADVMRAWSEYGSDNNGPIDIDQQEVGFVQTSSTWTSFNWTYQMTSDINSSELSKNPFNKKDERVSGGYKRSGNIFTPTGFFVYVPGYSEQTASDIFPIAEAILNVAEASIRLGDYVKAKEMLEIIGLHTYSMDADLDENPRGPYDPAALTTDKLKSFYGLENDKQAWTEYLLFERRNMFLLRGFRWFDIKRYALDVEHLLEDGTTVKLSDVAPDKDFQIPVFAIDAGMQANQ is encoded by the coding sequence ATGAGAAAATATAAAATTTATAATTCAATCCTATTATTAGCATTGTTTTTAGTTAATGTAGGGTGCAGTGATCTATTGGATGAATCTCCTGATGAACGTTTGGAGGTGAATTCTTTGGATAAAGTCTCAGCTACTTTAATAGGAGCCTATCAAAACGACAGAGGATACAGGTTTACTCATTTTTGTACCGATAATGTTACCTTGACACAAAATGTATTTGACAATCATCCGATTATTGAGGATTTGTACAGCTGGAGCAGAAACTTCCGCAACCAAACACATCAGGATTCACCCAGTGCATTTTGGGTTGCCTCTTACGGTTCTATAGCCAATGTTAATCTTGCCTTGGAATCGCTGGATAAATTGACAATAAACTCAGAAATGCAGGCGCAAGCCGATGCAATTAAAGGCGAAGCCCTTATCATGCGTTCGTATTGTCATTTTATGTTGGTCAACCTTTTTGCCAAGCATTACGACCAAACAAGCGCTTCTTCCGATTTGGGTGTACCCTATGTTACCGAAGTTGAGGATGAGTTGATTGTTGATTATGAGAGAGGAAACGTAGAAGACGTTTACAATAAGGCTGAAAAGGATTTATTGGAAGGAATAGCACTACTGGAAAAGGATAGTAGGGAAGTAAACAAAAACAAATATCGCTTTACATACCCATCCGTTTACCTTTATGCCTCCCGTTTCTATAATTACCGTAACCGCGATGAAGCGGATGTAACACAAACACTGGCTTATGCAAACAAGGCTATAGAAGCTTTTGGTGGTGCAGATGTTATGAGAGCCTGGAGCGAATATGGCTCAGATAATAATGGTCCAATTGATATTGACCAACAGGAAGTTGGTTTTGTACAAACATCATCTACCTGGACATCATTTAACTGGACATACCAGATGACCAGTGATATTAACTCATCTGAATTATCGAAAAACCCATTCAATAAAAAAGACGAACGGGTGAGTGGTGGCTACAAAAGATCGGGTAATATCTTTACCCCTACAGGCTTTTTTGTTTATGTTCCGGGTTATTCAGAACAGACAGCAAGTGATATCTTCCCTATAGCTGAAGCGATACTGAATGTTGCTGAAGCATCAATCAGATTAGGTGATTATGTAAAGGCTAAGGAGATGTTGGAGATCATTGGTTTACATACATATAGTATGGATGCAGATCTAGATGAAAATCCAAGAGGACCCTATGATCCGGCAGCACTAACTACAGATAAGCTAAAAAGCTTTTATGGGCTTGAAAATGACAAACAGGCCTGGACTGAATATCTTTTATTCGAAAGACGTAATATGTTTTTACTGCGTGGATTCCGTTGGTTCGACATCAAGCGATATGCATTGGATGTGGAACACCTGTTGGAAGACGGAACTACAGTGAAATTATCAGATGTGGCTCCCGATAAAGATTTCCAGATTCCAGTTTTTGCAATCGATGCGGGAATGCAAGCAAATCAATAA
- a CDS encoding SusC/RagA family TonB-linked outer membrane protein yields the protein MKKNREKSFLQKRKPFLAKRLLLLFLVVNVFSFQGLANLQGEILELEMTGGSLVEVFAKVKAKTNYTFLYNVDDIKDVNDVTISASPKSVKTILTDCLKNTGLTYEIRDEVIIIKPVAKPTPARKETKAVQEEKKVSGAVTDNTGVGLPGVSVFIKGTSIGTTTNIDGKYNIQLPDGSKDILVFSFIGMDTQEITVINQKVIDVVLAAGSEQIDEVVVTGYQKIDRKLFIGAATKLEMADVKLSSESDISKSLEGQVAGVSVQNVSSTFGSAPKIRVRGASSLYGNQKPLWVIDGIVLEDAVNVSMDDLNSGDLSTIISSGVAGLNMDDIESFQILKDVSATALYGARAMNGVIVITTKEGKKGDININYSMGLTLKPRPSYDDYNIMNSKDQMSVNRELYEKGWTNIAKTQFASKHGAYGKMFDKISRNEIDWASNNDGINSFLRKYETANTNWFDELFQTGVQQQHTLSISGGGKKSTFYTSVGYLDDSGWTIADNVKRYTTLLKGTYHITDKFTVTASSNMSFRDQELSGVTNSKEDGGQKVNRYTGRVQRDFDNNPFMYAMTTSRNIRARDENGDLEYFRRNYADYNVIDELGKNKTGVKVKDMSFSTDFNYEIRKNLILSSRVSARYYNAETVRKIHENSNEANAYRAGTRPGDSEVLRDANPLLYERPGSTTGILHSILPEGGIYEVRNNNMENYYFNGSINWNPRVGEDHMFTFLGGSEVRYIDRAFNWNKGYGHFYDMGNISKPSPNYIEYLSMGLGAQPEDNTYFGKEETYDRFVAYYLNYGYSYKGKYTINGTVRYDGSNRLGKSNTARWTPTWNIGGKWRMKEEGFLSETDWLNQFDIRSSYGLNGSLGSASNATLLAYSSATQRPFQPSASQLQIGINALGNNDLSWEKQYEFNIGADFAIFNNRIAGEFNYYNRKGFDLIGEYIGNGVGGERSKWGNVAEKDAYGYELSLNLVPIKSKDFKWNLNFNYSYNKSEITKLLSTQWFAEATSVFGVPVMGDAVRGIYSSRFAGLDNRGIPTFYDRNDEKVHYLNVQTADYSDFTYSGNIEPTTNVGISNRFSYKGISLSVLVSGQFGHKKRVMQDFSYKYTDAQALSSHLKNRWRVSGDENKTNIPAILDADVMNRTGNSEIATAYKLFGMSDYWIADASFLRLKNISLSYQLPNKWVTKFGLKRARISTQATNVGLLWLADKEKLNGEDPEFVWSGGTTMPISKQFTFTLNVGF from the coding sequence ATGAAAAAAAATCGGGAAAAGTCTTTTCTGCAGAAAAGAAAACCATTTCTTGCAAAAAGACTCTTGCTTTTGTTTCTTGTTGTTAATGTCTTTAGTTTTCAGGGCTTAGCAAATCTTCAGGGCGAAATTCTGGAGTTGGAAATGACAGGAGGTTCATTAGTTGAGGTTTTCGCAAAAGTTAAGGCGAAAACCAATTACACATTTCTTTATAATGTTGATGACATTAAAGATGTGAATGACGTGACTATAAGTGCTTCACCCAAAAGCGTAAAAACAATTTTAACAGATTGCTTGAAAAATACAGGACTTACCTACGAAATTCGAGACGAGGTTATTATTATTAAGCCAGTCGCTAAACCAACTCCTGCTAGGAAGGAAACAAAAGCGGTTCAAGAGGAAAAAAAAGTGAGCGGTGCTGTAACTGATAATACAGGAGTTGGATTACCAGGTGTTTCTGTTTTTATTAAGGGTACCAGCATCGGAACTACTACAAATATTGACGGAAAATACAACATTCAATTGCCGGATGGTTCGAAGGATATTTTGGTTTTCTCTTTTATTGGAATGGATACCCAGGAAATCACTGTTATAAATCAGAAAGTAATAGATGTTGTTCTTGCTGCCGGTTCTGAACAAATTGACGAGGTGGTTGTGACCGGATATCAGAAAATTGATAGAAAGCTATTTATTGGAGCAGCAACAAAGCTAGAGATGGCGGACGTGAAACTGTCAAGTGAATCTGATATTTCAAAATCTCTGGAAGGACAGGTTGCTGGTGTATCAGTACAAAATGTATCCAGTACTTTTGGTTCAGCGCCAAAAATTAGAGTTCGTGGAGCCTCTTCATTATACGGGAACCAGAAACCACTTTGGGTAATTGACGGTATTGTGTTGGAAGACGCTGTTAACGTTTCAATGGATGATTTAAATTCCGGAGATCTATCTACGATTATCAGTTCGGGTGTGGCTGGATTAAATATGGATGATATAGAATCATTTCAAATATTGAAAGATGTATCGGCGACTGCACTTTATGGAGCACGTGCAATGAATGGTGTTATTGTAATTACTACAAAAGAGGGTAAGAAAGGCGATATTAACATTAACTATTCAATGGGGCTTACCTTAAAACCAAGACCTTCTTATGACGATTACAATATCATGAATTCTAAGGATCAGATGTCTGTTAATCGTGAATTGTATGAAAAAGGCTGGACAAATATTGCCAAAACCCAATTTGCTTCCAAACACGGTGCTTATGGAAAAATGTTTGATAAGATTAGCCGTAATGAAATTGACTGGGCAAGCAATAATGACGGAATAAATTCTTTTTTAAGAAAATACGAAACAGCCAATACAAATTGGTTCGATGAGTTATTTCAAACAGGAGTGCAACAGCAGCACACTCTAAGTATTTCCGGTGGTGGGAAAAAATCTACATTTTACACTTCGGTTGGGTATTTAGACGATAGTGGTTGGACTATTGCTGATAATGTAAAAAGATACACAACTTTATTAAAAGGAACTTACCATATTACTGATAAGTTTACAGTTACAGCTTCCTCCAATATGTCTTTCCGTGATCAGGAATTATCTGGTGTTACCAACAGTAAGGAAGATGGAGGACAGAAGGTTAATCGATATACGGGAAGAGTTCAAAGAGATTTCGATAACAACCCATTCATGTATGCCATGACTACCAGTCGAAATATTCGTGCCAGGGATGAAAATGGAGATTTGGAATATTTCAGAAGAAATTATGCCGATTACAACGTGATTGACGAATTAGGTAAGAATAAAACGGGTGTAAAGGTCAAAGACATGTCCTTTTCAACTGATTTTAATTACGAAATACGCAAGAATTTAATCTTGTCATCGAGAGTGTCAGCACGTTATTATAATGCCGAAACTGTTCGTAAGATACATGAAAACTCCAATGAAGCCAATGCTTACCGTGCTGGAACACGTCCTGGTGATTCTGAAGTATTAAGAGATGCGAACCCCTTACTTTACGAAAGACCAGGAAGTACTACTGGTATACTGCATAGTATCTTACCTGAAGGGGGTATTTATGAAGTCCGTAATAACAATATGGAGAACTACTACTTTAATGGTTCTATCAATTGGAACCCTAGAGTTGGCGAAGACCATATGTTTACATTCTTAGGCGGGTCTGAAGTTAGATACATTGATAGGGCTTTTAATTGGAATAAGGGTTATGGACACTTTTATGATATGGGGAACATTTCAAAACCATCTCCTAATTATATTGAATATCTGTCGATGGGACTCGGCGCTCAGCCGGAAGACAATACCTATTTTGGTAAAGAAGAAACTTATGATCGTTTTGTAGCCTACTATTTAAACTATGGCTACTCTTATAAAGGAAAATATACGATTAACGGAACTGTAAGATACGATGGATCGAATCGTTTGGGAAAATCGAATACTGCCCGATGGACACCAACCTGGAATATTGGTGGAAAGTGGAGAATGAAAGAAGAAGGGTTTTTAAGCGAAACAGATTGGTTAAATCAATTTGATATCAGATCATCATATGGTTTGAACGGTTCACTTGGAAGTGCTTCGAATGCGACACTGTTAGCCTATTCTTCTGCAACACAACGACCATTCCAGCCCAGCGCTTCTCAATTACAAATCGGAATAAACGCCCTTGGGAACAACGACTTAAGCTGGGAGAAGCAATACGAATTTAATATTGGTGCCGATTTTGCAATTTTCAACAATAGAATTGCCGGGGAATTCAATTATTATAATCGAAAAGGTTTTGACTTAATTGGAGAATATATTGGTAACGGAGTTGGTGGAGAACGCAGCAAATGGGGAAATGTAGCCGAAAAGGATGCCTATGGATATGAGCTTTCGTTAAATTTAGTTCCAATTAAATCAAAGGATTTCAAGTGGAATTTAAATTTTAACTACTCTTATAACAAGAGTGAAATTACCAAGTTATTATCGACTCAATGGTTTGCCGAAGCAACCAGTGTCTTTGGCGTACCCGTAATGGGCGATGCAGTAAGAGGGATTTATTCTTCTCGATTTGCAGGTCTTGACAATAGAGGAATTCCTACTTTTTACGATAGAAATGACGAGAAAGTCCATTATTTAAATGTTCAAACAGCTGACTACAGCGACTTTACCTATTCAGGAAATATTGAGCCTACTACAAATGTGGGTATCTCAAATCGGTTTTCATACAAAGGTATCAGCCTGTCGGTATTGGTTAGCGGACAATTTGGTCATAAAAAACGTGTGATGCAGGACTTTAGCTATAAATACACCGATGCGCAGGCTTTATCATCACACCTGAAAAACAGATGGAGGGTTAGCGGTGACGAAAATAAAACCAATATCCCGGCTATTCTGGATGCTGATGTGATGAACAGGACAGGTAATAGCGAGATAGCAACAGCTTACAAATTGTTTGGCATGTCGGACTATTGGATTGCTGATGCTTCGTTCTTAAGACTTAAGAACATTTCTTTATCATACCAATTACCAAATAAGTGGGTGACTAAATTTGGACTGAAACGTGCCCGCATTAGTACGCAGGCTACAAATGTTGGTTTGTTATGGTTAGCCGATAAAGAGAAATTAAATGGTGAAGATCCTGAGTTTGTTTGGTCGGGAGGTACCACCATGCCAATTTCAAAACAATTTACTTTCACACTTAATGTTGGCTTTTAA